A stretch of Desulfotalea psychrophila LSv54 DNA encodes these proteins:
- a CDS encoding IS481 family transposase, translated as MQVKLHANATTTPRIRKYIQESDKPVRTLARELGVAETTIRIWRDRDSVEDRSHTAQNLQTTLSKDQEWLAVELRKMLLLSLDDLLVVVRKFINAKASRSGLDRCLRRHGVSRLKDLIPETAPKPSPKQFKEYDPGYVHVDLKYLPQMPDEDQRRYIFVGIDRATRWVYLQIMPDKTAASASLFLRNLLEKAPFKVKTILTDNGKEFTDRFCATGQREPTGKHVFDQNCTVHNIEHRLIKPMHPQTNGMVERFNGRIAAILKRTTFESAQDLEDTMHRYELVYNQHIPQKALKHLTPMDKLKEFHQLKPNLFKKRPTNRRGPNNYGDYQCPQPGPKPKGFTDFS; from the coding sequence ATGCAAGTTAAGCTACATGCAAATGCAACCACAACGCCCCGAATTCGTAAGTACATACAGGAATCAGATAAACCTGTAAGAACACTTGCAAGAGAGCTTGGTGTAGCCGAGACCACAATACGAATATGGCGTGACCGAGACTCCGTTGAAGATAGGTCCCATACTGCTCAAAATCTCCAAACGACCCTTTCAAAAGATCAGGAATGGCTTGCTGTAGAGCTTCGTAAAATGCTTTTACTGTCACTCGACGATCTGCTTGTTGTGGTGCGAAAATTTATCAATGCCAAGGCTTCTCGATCAGGACTTGATCGTTGCTTGCGAAGGCACGGAGTAAGCCGTCTTAAAGATTTAATCCCGGAGACAGCTCCCAAACCATCGCCAAAACAGTTTAAAGAGTATGATCCTGGCTATGTGCATGTTGATCTGAAATATCTTCCTCAGATGCCAGATGAAGATCAACGAAGATACATTTTTGTTGGCATAGACAGAGCGACACGCTGGGTATATCTCCAGATTATGCCAGATAAAACAGCGGCGAGTGCATCTCTTTTTCTTAGAAATCTTTTGGAAAAAGCTCCCTTTAAAGTGAAAACTATTTTAACTGATAACGGTAAAGAATTTACTGACCGTTTTTGTGCTACTGGGCAAAGAGAACCTACAGGTAAACATGTTTTTGACCAAAATTGCACCGTCCACAATATTGAGCATAGACTTATAAAGCCAATGCATCCTCAAACAAACGGAATGGTTGAACGTTTCAATGGGCGCATTGCTGCCATTCTGAAAAGAACTACATTCGAGTCAGCACAAGATCTTGAGGATACAATGCACCGATATGAGCTAGTTTATAACCAGCATATCCCGCAAAAAGCATTGAAGCATTTAACGCCCATGGATAAGCTGAAAGAGTTTCATCAACTCAAACCAAATTTATTCAAGAAGCGACCAACCAATCGTCGGGGACCCAACAACTATGGCGATTATCAATGTCCGCAACCCGGACCAAAGCCAAAAGGTTTTACTGATTTTTCCTAA
- a CDS encoding VIT1/CCC1 transporter family protein, with amino-acid sequence MILNKKQLILHVLRARSIARRYLITNGFDGSLTILGMVTGFYASGMTELSVAISACLGAVVALFISGLSSAYLSEKAEREKELHELEQALLVDLKESDYGQASRYLPILVALVNGFAPLLLSLIILLPLFFAEQLHALPSSPFINAIVVALICIFSLGVFLGKISKTFWLWSGLRTLIIAIVVGSPTIGWSLLE; translated from the coding sequence ATGATCTTAAATAAAAAACAGCTGATATTGCATGTCCTCCGTGCCAGAAGTATTGCACGGCGCTATCTGATTACCAATGGCTTTGATGGTTCATTAACTATTCTGGGCATGGTGACTGGTTTCTATGCAAGTGGGATGACAGAACTGTCGGTGGCAATTAGTGCCTGCTTGGGCGCCGTAGTCGCTCTGTTTATAAGCGGCCTCAGTAGCGCCTACTTGAGCGAGAAAGCTGAGCGTGAAAAAGAATTACATGAATTGGAACAGGCCTTGTTGGTTGATCTGAAAGAGAGTGATTACGGACAGGCAAGCCGGTATCTTCCAATATTGGTGGCTCTGGTTAATGGATTCGCACCATTGCTGCTATCTCTGATCATCCTCTTGCCTCTGTTTTTTGCAGAACAGTTACATGCACTACCTTCATCACCTTTTATCAATGCTATAGTTGTGGCACTGATATGTATCTTTTCCCTTGGGGTATTTTTAGGAAAAATCAGTAAAACCTTTTGGCTTTGGTCCGGGTTGCGGACATTGATAATCGCCATAGTTGTTGGGTCCCCGACGATTGGTTGGTCGCTTCTTGAATAA
- a CDS encoding DUF211 domain-containing protein has protein sequence MTKTRRVVLDVLKPHQPNALDFSSTLADLGGDYRIKLTVTEVDKNTESTIVTIEGADINFENIKTAIEKMGASVHSIDEVEVYGTEPT, from the coding sequence ATGACAAAAACACGAAGAGTCGTACTTGATGTACTCAAACCACATCAACCAAATGCATTGGACTTTTCTTCTACCCTGGCTGATTTAGGGGGAGATTATCGTATAAAATTAACCGTTACAGAGGTGGACAAAAACACCGAAAGCACAATCGTGACTATTGAAGGCGCTGATATAAATTTTGAGAATATTAAAACGGCCATCGAAAAAATGGGCGCATCTGTCCATAGTATTGATGAAGTTGAAGTGTACGGGACGGAGCCAACATAA
- a CDS encoding caspase family protein, which translates to MNDRRNIRMRKLLYITIFSVIFFNSAHPDEAVAQKRIALIIGNSDYRIRSLKNPVNDAKDFSRTLSALGFETIIKVNADQEGFEESVRKFGKKIRGDTVGLFYFSGHGVQYEGRNYLIPIGAMPKISSPDHLKYKTVDVGYVLGVMKHANNGLNIVILDACRNNPFQSFARDMGDGLSRVSDADGCLIAYSTAPGKVALDGVGRNSPYTGSLIELMKYPNLPVELMFKKVREKVKKQTNGKQSPWYEASIDGDFSFSNISSKAKKPSYSQNSQGIAKARRSSREPVDSKKHKLANGLSHIILDQLILNLSHDSWKIRKESIDQFISYGNEAIVYAYPQLVLALGDSDPDVRRSAKRAVKLESFDDKYIKYFGKVLKSRSWEVRSGTLDTLAYFGEEASGALAIISPLLADSDADVRRSAQNAVKRLSQER; encoded by the coding sequence ATGAATGATAGAAGAAATATTAGAATGAGAAAATTATTATATATAACTATATTTTCAGTTATATTTTTTAATTCAGCCCACCCTGATGAAGCTGTTGCACAAAAAAGAATCGCCTTGATTATTGGAAACAGTGACTATCGGATACGATCATTAAAAAACCCTGTTAATGATGCAAAAGATTTTTCTAGAACTCTCTCAGCCTTAGGGTTTGAAACTATCATCAAAGTAAATGCAGATCAGGAGGGTTTTGAAGAGTCTGTTCGTAAATTTGGAAAAAAGATCAGAGGAGACACCGTTGGCTTATTTTATTTTTCTGGTCATGGTGTGCAGTATGAAGGTAGAAATTACTTAATACCTATTGGGGCAATGCCAAAAATTTCCTCTCCAGATCATTTAAAATATAAAACTGTGGATGTAGGATATGTTTTAGGCGTCATGAAACACGCAAATAATGGTCTGAATATTGTGATTCTTGATGCTTGTAGAAACAATCCCTTCCAATCTTTTGCAAGAGATATGGGGGATGGCTTGAGTAGAGTATCTGATGCGGACGGGTGTTTAATCGCTTACTCGACTGCACCTGGTAAGGTAGCTTTGGATGGTGTCGGAAGAAATAGTCCATATACAGGTAGCCTGATAGAATTGATGAAGTATCCAAATTTGCCTGTTGAGTTGATGTTCAAAAAGGTAAGAGAGAAGGTAAAAAAACAAACTAATGGTAAGCAATCACCTTGGTATGAGGCCTCAATTGATGGAGATTTCTCTTTTTCTAATATTAGTAGCAAGGCAAAGAAACCATCATATAGTCAAAATTCTCAAGGCATAGCAAAAGCCAGACGAAGTAGTCGTGAGCCTGTTGATAGTAAAAAACATAAGCTTGCTAATGGCTTGTCACATATTATTTTAGATCAATTGATACTGAATTTGAGCCATGATTCATGGAAAATTCGAAAGGAATCAATCGATCAATTTATATCATATGGCAATGAGGCTATTGTTTATGCCTACCCTCAGCTAGTTTTAGCTTTAGGGGACAGTGATCCTGATGTCAGAAGATCAGCAAAAAGAGCTGTGAAATTGGAAAGTTTTGATGATAAATATATTAAATATTTTGGGAAAGTTTTAAAATCAAGATCATGGGAAGTGCGTAGTGGTACATTAGACACATTAGCTTATTTTGGCGAAGAAGCTTCAGGTGCGTTAGCAATTATTTCTCCTCTTCTAGCTGACAGCGATGCAGATGTTAGAAGGTCTGCCCAGAATGCAGTTAAACGATTGTCCCAGGAAAGATAG
- a CDS encoding MliC family protein, which translates to MTKKIGLMVLLLSVAFILVGCSKSTFKNDELNVLRGEVQEYQCENNVRVQVKYYSLSDYSLNFVKLKLPNEPEITLVGVPSGSGERYSNESLEWWEKGNEAFVQRRHQNQEWQFMYRGCHVVEGRN; encoded by the coding sequence TTGACAAAGAAAATAGGACTGATGGTATTACTGCTTAGTGTGGCTTTTATTTTGGTTGGCTGTTCAAAATCAACTTTCAAAAATGACGAATTGAATGTGTTAAGAGGAGAGGTACAGGAGTATCAGTGTGAAAATAATGTACGGGTTCAAGTGAAATATTATTCTCTTTCTGATTATAGTCTTAATTTTGTGAAGTTGAAGTTGCCAAATGAGCCAGAAATCACCTTAGTAGGTGTGCCATCAGGATCTGGTGAACGATACTCAAATGAGTCACTGGAGTGGTGGGAAAAAGGGAATGAAGCATTTGTGCAAAGACGCCATCAAAATCAAGAATGGCAATTTATGTATAGAGGCTGTCACGTTGTTGAGGGAAGAAATTAA
- a CDS encoding pentapeptide repeat-containing protein has protein sequence MNKNETDILNIDLIADEIFSEIELQQNTKLTEVEFSDCTFINCKFSKVIFFACRFENCSFKNCDLSSILIKHSVFAGVTFEESKLTGIQWADTGIPLNIKFRQCLLNYCSFIGVDLRKTEMTNCMVKEADFAETNLSKSNCRYSDFTGSRFVNTNLEYTDFSYASNYSIHPDGNKLKKTVFSLPDVLSLLDVYDIVIK, from the coding sequence ATGAATAAAAATGAAACCGATATATTGAATATAGATCTCATTGCAGATGAAATATTCTCAGAAATAGAGTTACAGCAAAACACCAAGTTAACTGAGGTTGAGTTTAGTGACTGCACATTTATCAATTGCAAATTTTCCAAAGTCATCTTTTTTGCCTGTAGATTTGAAAATTGTAGCTTTAAAAACTGTGATTTAAGCTCAATTTTGATAAAGCATAGTGTCTTTGCTGGTGTCACTTTTGAAGAATCAAAGTTAACTGGAATTCAGTGGGCTGATACCGGGATTCCCTTAAATATAAAATTTAGACAGTGTTTGCTCAATTATTGTAGCTTTATAGGTGTAGACCTACGAAAAACAGAAATGACTAACTGTATGGTTAAAGAGGCTGATTTTGCTGAGACTAATCTATCGAAATCAAATTGCAGATATTCAGACTTTACTGGAAGCCGATTTGTAAATACCAATTTGGAATATACTGATTTTTCATATGCCTCAAATTATTCCATCCATCCAGATGGAAATAAATTGAAAAAGACAGTGTTTTCTTTACCAGATGTTCTGTCTCTACTGGATGTGTATGATATTGTAATTAAGTGA
- a CDS encoding GH1 family beta-glucosidase gives MPINSVLPGGTLSVKTQDDGALITSASNLAKFPDGFCWGLATASYQIEGSPKVDGKGMSIWDTYAHIPGKMKNNDTGDVAIDHYQRYKEDVQIMKEMGATGYRFSIAWSRIFPSGTGLANPKGLDFYNRLVDELLNAGIQPFATLYHWDLPQALQDKGGWQSRETAECFAQYAGYMAEKLSDRVKNFFTLNEFQNIVDMGHRGVDMVVQGKPVHIELAPGLKLDNQALNQVAHHTVLAHGLSVQAIRAMGKKGTKVGPAEVMFCGVPIMDSPEHVKAAELATRRLNARFLDVMLTGKYSDAYLQEAGKDAPKFTEEDLQAIGSPVDFVGINVYIPKMYVMASEDESGYKEVPMSVSHPKMSSPWHTFAPEVLYWAPRLTHSIWKPKAIYITENGCAASDEISADGNIYDTDRVMYLRNAMGQLQRASAEGVPIKGNFVWSAFDNLEWSGGFGTRFGLVHVNFKTQKRTPKLSAKWFKEAAGHNAVL, from the coding sequence ATGCCTATTAATTCCGTTCTTCCTGGAGGTACTCTGTCTGTAAAGACCCAAGATGATGGTGCTCTCATTACATCAGCGTCCAACTTGGCAAAATTTCCAGACGGTTTTTGCTGGGGACTGGCTACAGCGTCTTATCAGATTGAGGGCTCCCCTAAAGTGGATGGCAAGGGCATGTCAATATGGGATACCTATGCACACATACCGGGAAAGATGAAAAATAATGATACCGGTGATGTCGCTATTGACCACTACCAGCGATATAAGGAAGATGTACAAATAATGAAGGAGATGGGGGCAACCGGATACAGGTTCTCCATTGCCTGGTCTCGCATCTTCCCGAGCGGTACGGGGCTGGCAAATCCGAAGGGGCTGGATTTTTATAATCGTCTTGTCGATGAGCTACTTAATGCTGGCATTCAACCCTTTGCCACACTCTACCACTGGGATCTGCCACAGGCACTGCAGGACAAAGGGGGATGGCAGTCACGCGAAACAGCTGAATGTTTCGCCCAATATGCGGGTTATATGGCGGAAAAATTGAGTGATAGGGTGAAAAATTTCTTCACTCTAAATGAATTTCAAAATATTGTAGATATGGGCCACCGTGGTGTAGATATGGTGGTTCAAGGTAAACCAGTGCATATTGAACTGGCTCCGGGTCTTAAGCTCGACAATCAAGCTTTGAACCAGGTTGCCCATCATACCGTGCTGGCCCATGGTCTGTCGGTGCAGGCCATTCGGGCAATGGGAAAAAAAGGTACTAAAGTAGGTCCTGCAGAGGTAATGTTTTGCGGGGTACCAATAATGGACAGCCCAGAGCATGTTAAAGCTGCGGAGTTAGCTACACGTCGTCTCAATGCCCGTTTTTTGGACGTCATGCTGACCGGAAAATACAGTGATGCCTACCTGCAAGAGGCAGGTAAGGACGCTCCGAAATTCACAGAAGAAGATCTGCAAGCCATTGGCTCACCGGTAGATTTTGTTGGTATCAATGTTTACATCCCCAAAATGTACGTTATGGCCTCTGAGGATGAATCTGGCTATAAAGAAGTGCCTATGAGCGTATCACATCCAAAAATGTCCTCGCCCTGGCATACCTTCGCGCCTGAAGTTCTTTATTGGGCTCCACGTCTGACCCACTCCATCTGGAAGCCGAAGGCGATTTACATAACTGAAAATGGCTGTGCTGCCAGCGACGAGATATCTGCCGACGGCAATATCTACGATACCGATCGCGTCATGTACCTGCGCAACGCTATGGGACAGCTACAGAGAGCAAGCGCTGAGGGCGTACCCATAAAGGGCAACTTTGTCTGGAGCGCATTTGATAATTTGGAATGGAGCGGAGGTTTTGGTACGCGTTTCGGACTGGTGCACGTAAATTTTAAAACTCAAAAACGTACGCCAAAACTGAGTGCGAAATGGTTCAAAGAGGCTGCTGGGCACAACGCAGTTCTCTAG
- a CDS encoding TIGR03768 family metallophosphoesterase produces MGVGVTVQASPVVPRLDIMPEGYLPPDVRRDLPYSTFLPWPISILQIRRRPPSLFTTSKRTLLANNTSIYSPVMVYTPHVFDAAIQTVNALHEKKSYDFGISLGDVSNTAMYKELRWYIDILDGEKIRPSSGAHLGEERVDYQKPFQAAGLNKDIPFYQVLGNHDHFLIGSFPIFEDYSKLGLAESFTDNKVWTVTDFLDPYLPNFPALFDTNTLQKGNGKERYLGGVIDGSTENGDIIYAGGPIEKGAKIPKIMADVERRPLKREEWIEEFFTTSSLPEGHGFNRVKDSFGLTHEKRPKGFACYSFQPEYKSDPELEVPVKIIVLDDTQREDDGSRDIHGHGFLDSLRWKWLKKELQEGQEKDQLMVIAAHIPICVAGIGSELEWWAGGKTKNNPLGDPTTKAQNGCTLVELVDLLRDTPNLLMWIAGHRHFNTVKAITSDDVTKPERGFWQVETSSLRDFPQQFRNFEIFFADDDTISIDAVNVDPAVKKGTPAEISRKYAIATQQIVQNPLLPNFKNITEVGPFKDLPSMDPSRPQDNQEDPSVQLPVDLSLADLPVQYHASYNARLSNSLTARMVGVLKKKYRRT; encoded by the coding sequence ATGGGAGTTGGAGTTACGGTTCAGGCCTCCCCCGTTGTTCCCCGCCTTGATATTATGCCAGAGGGCTATCTGCCTCCAGATGTGAGAAGAGACCTTCCTTACTCAACTTTTTTACCATGGCCGATATCCATCTTACAGATAAGGAGGCGCCCACCCAGTTTATTCACAACCAGCAAGAGGACTCTTCTTGCTAATAATACATCCATCTATTCCCCGGTGATGGTGTATACCCCCCATGTCTTCGATGCTGCTATTCAGACAGTTAATGCCCTTCACGAAAAGAAAAGCTATGATTTTGGCATTTCGCTAGGCGATGTCAGCAATACGGCTATGTATAAAGAACTTAGGTGGTATATTGATATTCTCGATGGCGAGAAAATCAGACCAAGTTCAGGCGCTCATTTGGGAGAAGAGAGAGTTGACTATCAGAAACCTTTCCAGGCAGCAGGCCTTAATAAGGATATTCCTTTTTATCAAGTATTAGGTAACCATGATCATTTCCTTATCGGTTCCTTCCCCATATTTGAAGATTATTCAAAGCTTGGTCTTGCAGAGTCATTCACTGACAATAAGGTATGGACTGTCACGGACTTTCTTGATCCTTATTTACCTAATTTCCCTGCTCTTTTTGATACGAATACGCTCCAGAAAGGAAATGGAAAAGAGAGGTATTTGGGAGGTGTCATTGATGGCTCAACAGAAAATGGAGACATTATTTACGCTGGTGGCCCCATTGAAAAAGGGGCAAAAATACCGAAAATTATGGCCGATGTCGAGCGGCGTCCTCTCAAGAGAGAGGAGTGGATAGAAGAGTTTTTCACCACCTCTTCGCTACCTGAAGGGCACGGCTTTAACCGGGTTAAGGACTCTTTCGGACTCACTCATGAAAAAAGACCGAAGGGTTTTGCCTGTTACAGCTTCCAGCCCGAATACAAATCCGATCCCGAGTTGGAGGTACCTGTTAAAATAATTGTATTGGATGACACCCAAAGAGAAGATGACGGCTCCCGTGATATTCATGGCCATGGTTTTCTCGATTCACTGAGGTGGAAGTGGCTAAAAAAGGAGCTGCAAGAGGGGCAGGAGAAGGATCAGCTGATGGTCATTGCTGCCCATATTCCAATCTGTGTTGCAGGAATTGGCAGTGAACTTGAATGGTGGGCAGGTGGTAAAACAAAAAATAACCCATTGGGTGACCCCACTACAAAAGCACAAAATGGCTGTACTCTTGTTGAGCTTGTTGATCTGCTGAGAGACACCCCTAATCTTTTGATGTGGATAGCCGGTCATCGCCATTTTAACACTGTCAAGGCAATTACATCGGATGATGTAACCAAACCGGAAAGAGGATTTTGGCAGGTTGAGACGTCGTCGCTTCGTGATTTTCCTCAGCAGTTTAGAAACTTTGAGATCTTTTTTGCTGATGACGATACAATCTCAATTGACGCTGTTAATGTTGACCCTGCCGTAAAAAAGGGGACTCCTGCTGAAATTTCACGAAAATATGCGATTGCAACTCAACAAATCGTGCAGAATCCGCTCCTGCCCAACTTTAAAAATATAACAGAGGTTGGACCATTTAAGGATCTTCCGTCCATGGACCCCAGCCGTCCTCAAGATAATCAAGAAGACCCCTCTGTTCAGTTACCCGTTGATCTGTCACTTGCTGACTTGCCGGTTCAATATCATGCCTCGTATAATGCCCGACTTTCCAATTCATTGACGGCAAGGATGGTTGGCGTCTTAAAAAAGAAATACCGCAGGACTTGA
- a CDS encoding glycosyltransferase family 4 protein, producing the protein MKKITIACIGNYPPRECGIATFTKNLIDAVEKTGKAEGYVVAMNDLGQSYAYPKKVKCVIRQNHQRDYLKAVKFINYSEADVCVIEHEFGIFGGNSGIYILPLIHRLEIPLIVTLHTVLQKPSYDQRAIIQGIGKKAAKIVVMSRRAVDFLTDIYDVPREKVVQIEHGVPDFDFIQGQQSYKKKFNLENRKSLLTFGLLSRNKGIETVIQALPKVVKKHPEIIYIVLGKTHPAVLRASDEEYRNYLRRLVEKNNLRKNVYFYNSFVSPQELFEYLSAIDIYITPYLNEAQITSGTLAYAVGAGAAVISTPYWHAQELLADGRGRLFDFHDSDALADILIELLDNPPALLELREKAYTYGRQTLWSAMGEKYLQLISDAVQSYPAITTQEQSIVDPLVLPVFNLAHVLRLTDDTGIIQHAKYSVPNRKEGYCLDDVARGLLMATMTYRQKKDQAALDLLPIYLSFIHYMQNEDGSFRNFLSYNRNFMDEVGSEDSFGRAIWALGYLIRFSPHDAFLQLAKELFANAYSHFQNLQTIRGNADTIIGICHYLHRYSDDEGMNKTLKDMTCKIVAQYENKADPDWQWFEPELTYDNGIIPLALLHAHEIRGDEKLLEVALETADFLETIMFKDGCLSPVGNDGWYQKGASCPQYDQQPIDAMAAVMMFYQAYVVTGNKRYIDRMFASFMWFLGENDLRIPLYDFETSGCCDGLESHGVNRNQGAESVLAYLLSHLTVLQAYEQEDQAE; encoded by the coding sequence ATGAAAAAAATAACCATTGCATGCATCGGTAATTACCCGCCACGGGAATGCGGGATAGCAACTTTTACCAAGAATCTTATCGATGCGGTGGAAAAAACCGGCAAGGCCGAAGGCTACGTTGTGGCCATGAACGATCTGGGCCAAAGCTATGCTTACCCTAAAAAAGTAAAATGCGTTATCCGCCAGAACCATCAACGGGATTATTTAAAAGCGGTTAAATTTATCAATTACAGCGAGGCCGATGTTTGTGTAATAGAACATGAGTTTGGCATCTTCGGCGGAAACAGCGGCATTTATATTCTTCCCTTGATCCATCGTTTGGAAATACCGCTGATTGTAACCCTGCATACAGTGCTTCAAAAGCCTTCCTATGATCAAAGGGCCATTATTCAAGGAATCGGGAAAAAAGCCGCAAAAATAGTGGTAATGAGCCGGCGAGCCGTTGATTTTTTAACCGATATCTACGATGTGCCGCGGGAAAAAGTAGTACAGATTGAACACGGGGTGCCTGATTTCGATTTTATCCAAGGGCAACAAAGTTACAAAAAGAAATTTAACCTGGAAAACAGAAAATCTTTATTAACCTTTGGTTTGTTAAGCCGAAATAAAGGCATTGAGACCGTCATTCAGGCCTTGCCGAAAGTCGTTAAAAAACATCCGGAAATCATCTATATTGTTTTAGGAAAAACGCATCCGGCGGTGTTACGCGCTTCCGACGAGGAATACAGAAATTATTTAAGACGCCTGGTGGAAAAAAACAACCTGAGAAAAAATGTTTATTTTTATAACAGTTTTGTCAGTCCCCAGGAGCTCTTTGAATATTTATCCGCCATCGATATTTATATTACCCCTTATCTAAATGAGGCCCAGATTACCAGCGGAACCCTGGCCTATGCGGTGGGGGCAGGTGCGGCCGTGATTTCAACCCCCTATTGGCATGCCCAGGAGCTTTTAGCAGATGGTCGGGGAAGACTTTTTGATTTTCACGATTCAGATGCACTGGCCGACATCCTCATTGAGCTGCTGGACAACCCCCCGGCCTTGCTTGAATTGAGAGAAAAGGCTTACACCTACGGCCGCCAGACACTTTGGTCCGCCATGGGTGAAAAATATCTTCAACTCATCTCCGATGCGGTGCAGTCCTATCCGGCAATTACCACCCAAGAACAGTCCATCGTCGATCCATTGGTGCTACCTGTTTTTAATTTAGCCCATGTCCTGCGGCTCACCGACGATACCGGAATTATCCAGCATGCAAAGTACAGTGTACCGAATCGGAAAGAGGGGTACTGCCTGGATGATGTTGCCCGAGGGCTTTTAATGGCGACCATGACCTATCGCCAGAAAAAAGACCAAGCTGCCCTGGATCTGCTGCCCATTTATCTGAGTTTTATTCATTATATGCAAAATGAGGACGGCTCATTTCGTAATTTTTTAAGCTATAACCGGAACTTCATGGATGAGGTCGGATCGGAGGATTCTTTTGGACGAGCCATATGGGCGCTGGGATATCTTATTCGTTTTTCTCCCCATGACGCCTTTTTGCAACTAGCCAAAGAACTATTCGCCAATGCGTATTCGCATTTTCAAAATTTACAAACTATTCGCGGCAATGCCGATACGATCATCGGAATCTGTCATTATCTTCATCGTTATTCCGATGATGAGGGGATGAACAAGACCCTTAAAGATATGACCTGTAAAATCGTCGCCCAATACGAAAACAAAGCAGATCCGGACTGGCAGTGGTTTGAGCCGGAATTAACCTATGACAACGGAATTATCCCCCTGGCCCTTTTGCATGCCCATGAAATAAGAGGTGATGAAAAGCTTCTAGAAGTCGCCTTAGAGACAGCGGACTTTTTGGAAACAATTATGTTTAAAGACGGTTGCCTCTCGCCGGTAGGAAACGACGGCTGGTATCAAAAAGGCGCATCATGTCCCCAATATGATCAGCAGCCCATCGATGCCATGGCCGCTGTAATGATGTTTTATCAAGCCTATGTCGTGACCGGAAACAAACGGTATATTGACCGGATGTTTGCTTCTTTTATGTGGTTTTTAGGGGAAAATGATCTGCGAATCCCATTATATGATTTTGAAACCAGCGGCTGTTGTGACGGCCTGGAAAGCCACGGTGTCAACCGGAACCAGGGGGCGGAAAGTGTGCTGGCGTATTTGCTTTCCCATCTGACCGTTCTTCAGGCCTATGAGCAGGAAGACCAGGCGGAGTAA
- a CDS encoding glycoside hydrolase family 130 protein, translating to MSIIHRYEKNPILSKDDVPYPVATVHNAGVTKFNDKYIMIFRSHLTSGRSILGLAVSDDGFRFKVSDKPFMTPAKEGLFQIYEEYGLEDPRITCIDDEYLITYSAYSRYGVRIALAKTRDFKTIQRVALITEADYRNLVIFPEKIDGMYVRMDRPHSEISPWSIWISYSPDLKYWGDAKVIMKPAAYHWDEMKIGPGAPPIKTDQGWLNIYHGAFQTMAGCVYRLGVALHDLADPSKIRGVSDDWILEPETEYERIGYVPNVVFTCGAVPEPDGTLKIYWGAADTVMCAGTASIKDLVNLCLQHPREAV from the coding sequence ATGTCAATTATCCACAGATATGAAAAAAACCCAATTTTAAGCAAAGACGATGTGCCCTATCCTGTGGCAACGGTTCATAATGCCGGGGTGACAAAGTTTAATGACAAATACATCATGATATTCCGCTCGCACTTAACCAGCGGTCGCAGTATTTTGGGGCTGGCTGTAAGCGATGATGGGTTCAGGTTCAAGGTAAGCGACAAACCCTTTATGACCCCGGCAAAAGAAGGGCTTTTCCAGATATATGAAGAATACGGCCTTGAGGATCCCCGCATCACCTGTATAGATGATGAATATCTGATCACGTACAGTGCGTATTCCAGATACGGCGTGCGCATCGCCCTGGCCAAAACAAGGGACTTTAAAACAATCCAAAGAGTTGCCTTAATTACCGAGGCGGATTATCGCAACCTCGTTATATTTCCTGAAAAAATCGACGGCATGTATGTCCGTATGGACAGACCGCATTCAGAGATCAGCCCCTGGTCCATCTGGATCTCTTATTCTCCCGATCTGAAATACTGGGGAGACGCCAAGGTAATTATGAAACCGGCGGCCTATCACTGGGATGAGATGAAAATCGGACCTGGAGCGCCTCCCATTAAAACCGATCAAGGCTGGCTGAATATCTACCACGGGGCCTTTCAGACCATGGCCGGCTGTGTCTACCGCCTGGGGGTTGCCCTGCACGACTTGGCCGATCCTTCTAAGATCAGGGGCGTCAGTGACGACTGGATTTTAGAGCCTGAAACAGAATACGAACGCATCGGGTATGTGCCCAATGTCGTTTTCACCTGCGGTGCGGTGCCTGAACCGGACGGTACGCTGAAAATTTACTGGGGAGCAGCCGATACCGTCATGTGCGCGGGTACGGCCAGCATAAAAGACCTGGTTAACCTTTGTTTACAACATCCAAGAGAGGCGGTGTAA